In a genomic window of Herpetosiphonaceae bacterium:
- a CDS encoding glycosyltransferase family 2 protein produces the protein MVDLSIVVVAYKSEPLLHATLASITQHTRDITYEAIVVDNSPSPGIAALDQIVPGANLIRNPHNTGFATACNLGLRASQGRYLALLNPDTLLHDDALSALVRWLDDHRQIGAAGPQLLQPDGQPQPYSYGSAPTPGYLIRRVWSHLRGGYLHQWAGTQPQPVDWVAGTCMVVRRDAYEAVGGLDERFFLYFEDVDWGWRLRRAGWPVIFLPAVTITHIGGGTVGSRAVAHYDRSLVRLYAKYYGPVVTAGVWLALCAYRVIQRLARRLHEAVGAGR, from the coding sequence ATGGTCGATCTTTCAATCGTCGTCGTCGCCTACAAGAGCGAGCCGCTGCTCCACGCGACTCTGGCCTCGATCACGCAACACACACGTGACATAACGTACGAGGCGATCGTCGTCGATAACTCGCCGTCGCCTGGGATCGCCGCGCTCGATCAGATCGTTCCGGGCGCGAATCTGATCCGCAACCCACACAACACCGGCTTTGCCACCGCCTGCAATCTCGGCCTGCGCGCCAGCCAGGGGCGCTACCTGGCGCTGCTCAATCCCGACACGCTGCTCCACGATGACGCGCTCTCGGCGCTGGTGCGCTGGCTGGACGACCACCGGCAGATCGGGGCGGCGGGGCCGCAGTTGCTCCAACCGGACGGGCAGCCGCAGCCCTACAGCTACGGCAGCGCGCCGACGCCCGGCTACCTGATCCGCCGCGTCTGGTCGCATCTGCGCGGCGGCTATCTGCACCAATGGGCCGGGACACAGCCGCAGCCGGTCGATTGGGTGGCCGGAACATGCATGGTCGTGCGGCGCGACGCATACGAGGCGGTCGGCGGCCTGGATGAGCGCTTCTTTTTGTATTTCGAGGATGTCGATTGGGGCTGGCGGCTGCGGCGGGCTGGCTGGCCGGTGATCTTTCTGCCAGCGGTGACGATCACCCACATTGGCGGCGGCACCGTCGGATCGCGCGCCGTTGCGCACTACGATCGATCGCTGGTGCGGCTCTACGCCAAGTATTACGGCCCGGTCGTCACCGCCGGTGTGTGGCTGGCGCTGTGTGCCTATCGCGTGATCCAGCGGCTCGCGCGTCGGCTGCATGAAGCTGTTGGAGCAGGACGATGA
- a CDS encoding glycosyltransferase yields the protein MRRVLILTYDFPPRGATGVLRVTKFVRYLPEFGWQPVVVAATVRGGLRDEALLAQLPPDLEVIRVDNPLAPGDAVAGRHSARPSRSARLRQRLRRLFIPDPQLLWVPAVVRAAADRLRQGDISACFTTAPPYSVHVAGWWLKRRFPVLPWLMDLRDIWSENPSIPDPLTYKLQRAWEQTCLRAADHVTTATAGQRDLILRAFDMSADHISTITNGFDPADVPPTTPPPARKALRLTHVGSLVGTRAAATRGLFEALARLVAQGITADDLELRLVGVFDPDVYHWAEPFVASGMVQIVPFMPYAEAIAEMAAAEVLLLITTDDREGRLSHPNKLFEYFAIGRPVLALAPEGDVSRLVREAGVGQAVPPLAADRIVAALHALLAEHRAGTLGRGAAHAPRIAQFERRELTRQLAARLDALAAARAVAQES from the coding sequence ATGCGCCGTGTTCTGATCCTGACCTATGATTTCCCGCCCCGGGGCGCGACAGGCGTGCTGCGGGTGACGAAGTTCGTGCGCTATCTGCCGGAGTTTGGCTGGCAGCCGGTGGTCGTCGCGGCGACGGTGCGCGGCGGCCTGCGCGACGAGGCGCTGCTGGCGCAGTTGCCGCCCGACCTTGAGGTGATCCGCGTTGATAATCCGCTCGCGCCGGGTGATGCCGTTGCGGGACGCCACAGCGCGCGTCCTTCGCGCAGTGCCCGGCTGCGGCAGCGGCTTCGTCGCCTGTTCATCCCCGATCCGCAACTGCTGTGGGTGCCTGCCGTGGTGCGCGCCGCAGCCGACCGTCTGCGTCAGGGCGATATTTCTGCTTGCTTCACGACCGCGCCGCCGTACTCGGTGCATGTCGCGGGCTGGTGGCTCAAGCGTCGGTTTCCCGTTCTGCCGTGGCTGATGGATCTGCGCGATATTTGGAGCGAAAATCCGTCGATCCCCGATCCGCTGACCTACAAGTTGCAGCGGGCCTGGGAGCAGACCTGCCTGCGCGCCGCCGATCATGTGACGACTGCCACAGCGGGCCAGCGCGATCTGATTCTGCGCGCGTTCGACATGTCCGCCGACCACATCTCGACGATCACCAATGGCTTCGACCCGGCGGATGTTCCGCCGACAACACCGCCTCCGGCTCGTAAAGCGCTGCGTCTGACGCACGTCGGGTCGCTGGTGGGGACGCGCGCGGCTGCCACGCGAGGATTGTTCGAGGCGCTGGCCCGGCTTGTGGCGCAGGGCATCACGGCGGACGATCTTGAGCTGCGGCTGGTCGGCGTTTTCGATCCCGACGTTTACCACTGGGCCGAGCCGTTTGTTGCCAGCGGCATGGTTCAGATCGTGCCGTTCATGCCGTATGCCGAAGCGATCGCGGAGATGGCGGCGGCAGAGGTGCTGCTGCTGATCACCACCGACGACCGCGAGGGTCGCCTGAGCCATCCCAACAAGCTGTTTGAGTATTTCGCGATCGGCAGGCCGGTGCTGGCGCTCGCGCCGGAGGGCGATGTCTCGCGCCTGGTGCGTGAGGCGGGTGTGGGCCAGGCCGTGCCGCCGCTGGCAGCCGATCGAATCGTCGCGGCGCTGCACGCGCTGCTGGCCGAGCACCGAGCGGGCACGCTTGGTCGGGGCGCGGCGCACGCTCCACGGATTGCGCAGTTCGAGCGCCGCGAATTGACGCGCCAGCTTGCTGCCCGTCTCGATGCGCTGGCTGCCGCCCGTGCCGTAGCGCAGGAGTCGTGA